The bacterium genome has a segment encoding these proteins:
- a CDS encoding response regulator, whose protein sequence is MVATPALHQWIYPHLDDLFIGAPLEAVLDRAVRDACEITQYGRAVLTAYREMNVYIALHNLPEDSRDEFRKARSRISTQTRMNKRDRLLREFRVGGSTVCFVPAESDLPKSPYYMSSEKPQQGTWDPDDRLLLLLFGSVGEYYGILSLDEPIQGDRPDPNDSHFMETLELIALGCGRILEYGFHLLNYREHNALWQVALAGSRNGLLVVDRQGHVVDGNLAVTPYLPSGGTPEEWRGQPIESLLPNLALSWQADWDGLFENGIPFSKRISTGLENGETILTLCARSLTTNGVPLGFALEWIPETSVSTEVSEVPDSLEYVGLINQSLSVILGRSQLLKLHRRDDAVIQNHLKQIEAAVHKIETTLDHWQHTTSQETASESKDSITSNVILGVDDDPAMLDLLCDIIELAGETPLRATDGMEAWNVVQRGTIPKLIISDINMPNMNGFDLLKKVKEYNSQIPVVLVTGYTHPDAEESALSSGADAFLVKPFRVDHLLGIIHQFVKPEDESSISK, encoded by the coding sequence ATGGTGGCTACACCTGCGTTACATCAATGGATATATCCTCATCTGGATGACCTCTTTATCGGAGCGCCGTTGGAGGCTGTACTCGACCGTGCCGTTAGAGATGCATGTGAAATCACTCAGTATGGACGTGCGGTTTTAACGGCTTATCGCGAGATGAATGTTTATATCGCGTTGCATAATCTACCGGAAGATTCCCGCGATGAGTTCCGCAAAGCCCGCAGTCGAATTTCGACGCAAACCCGCATGAACAAACGGGATCGCCTGTTGCGGGAGTTTCGGGTTGGCGGTTCTACTGTGTGTTTTGTGCCCGCTGAAAGCGATTTACCGAAGTCTCCGTATTATATGTCGTCGGAGAAACCACAGCAGGGAACTTGGGATCCTGATGATCGGTTACTGTTACTATTGTTTGGTTCAGTCGGTGAGTATTATGGGATTTTAAGTCTCGATGAGCCGATACAGGGTGACCGTCCCGACCCGAATGACAGCCATTTCATGGAAACCTTGGAACTAATCGCATTAGGTTGTGGTAGAATTCTCGAATACGGGTTCCATCTCTTAAATTATCGGGAACACAATGCATTGTGGCAAGTCGCACTTGCCGGTTCCCGGAATGGCTTATTGGTTGTCGACCGGCAAGGACACGTGGTCGACGGCAATTTAGCCGTCACCCCCTATTTACCTTCGGGGGGAACACCGGAGGAGTGGCGGGGACAACCCATCGAGTCACTTCTTCCTAATCTTGCTTTATCGTGGCAGGCGGATTGGGATGGACTATTCGAGAATGGCATTCCATTCTCGAAACGTATCTCAACTGGTTTAGAAAACGGTGAGACAATTCTGACGTTATGTGCTCGTTCACTCACGACCAATGGCGTTCCTTTAGGATTTGCGTTGGAATGGATTCCCGAAACCAGTGTTTCCACGGAAGTCTCTGAAGTCCCTGACTCTTTAGAGTATGTTGGACTTATCAATCAATCATTATCGGTAATCTTAGGTCGTTCGCAATTGTTGAAACTGCACCGTCGTGACGATGCAGTAATTCAGAATCATTTAAAACAGATTGAAGCCGCCGTGCATAAAATCGAAACAACCCTCGATCATTGGCAACACACGACATCGCAAGAAACTGCGAGTGAATCGAAAGACAGTATTACCAGCAATGTGATTCTGGGCGTCGACGACGACCCGGCGATGCTTGATTTGCTCTGCGATATTATTGAATTGGCGGGGGAAACACCACTGCGGGCAACCGATGGCATGGAAGCATGGAATGTTGTACAGCGCGGCACCATTCCAAAACTCATTATTTCCGATATCAATATGCCGAATATGAATGGTTTTGATTTATTGAAAAAAGTGAAAGAGTATAATTCCCAGATTCCAGTCGTACTGGTGACTGGTTATACCCACCCCGATGCGGAAGAATCTGCCCTCAGCAGTGGCGCTGACGCCTTTTTAGTTAAGCCGTTCCGAGTCGATCATCTTCTTGGCATTATTCATCAATTTGTCAAACCGGAAGACGAGAGTAGTATTTCTAAATGA